A region from the Sandaracinus amylolyticus genome encodes:
- a CDS encoding IgGFc-binding protein encodes MRRLACLLLSLATSACVVDDGPLLPSRDAGTDAPQPDTGPGDAGFACEPDAPGCFGYVHYVCGADGHSRTDEELCEGGCDPATGCIECVPGSFRCDGDVSMRCDEEHRWLPVRDCSEWDVACGGSGLCDDACGLAEAVRSNVGCEYWAVPLANTLELDRDVFDFRVVVANPSAAPADVTITRGARLIARERVAPGGLTEIPLPWVDGVSFPIEPNDWESVTTADGAYRVMSSRPVIVSQFNPFHYARLTRNSFSNDASLLLPSHVLGRDHVAASYVPISTVGTNFDGERVYHRAPGYVALVGTSSEPTNVEIVVGAHVAADSGGRWPETPRGGTIRFTLARGEVAQVAAAVPPDCGPERPVFSNASPEPEIVAGACREDEYDLTGSRVTSDRPISVFGGHVCAFVPFDVGMCDHLETTLAPVETWGRSYQTMPMRDPDTDVPNTLRIIAAHDGTEITIAPDVRLEDASLDAGEWIEVTFDHPVSITASLPIQVVQLSVGQMITDPPLERGDPSMTHLVPTEQFRRDYVFVTPSSYTPVVNGQSYLVISREPNEPITLDGRALEATWTTVGEREIATVPVPGGTHEVRAATPVGVMVYGLGLYTSYAYPAGLDLRVIPI; translated from the coding sequence ATGCGTCGTCTCGCTTGCCTTCTGCTCTCGCTCGCCACCTCCGCGTGCGTCGTCGACGACGGCCCGCTCCTCCCGAGCCGCGACGCCGGCACCGACGCGCCGCAGCCCGACACCGGTCCCGGCGACGCCGGCTTCGCCTGCGAGCCCGATGCGCCCGGCTGCTTCGGCTACGTCCACTACGTCTGCGGCGCCGACGGCCACTCGCGCACCGACGAGGAGCTCTGCGAAGGCGGCTGCGATCCCGCGACGGGCTGCATCGAGTGCGTCCCCGGCTCGTTCCGCTGCGACGGCGACGTCTCGATGCGCTGCGACGAGGAGCATCGATGGCTGCCCGTCCGCGACTGCTCCGAGTGGGACGTCGCGTGCGGCGGCTCCGGCCTCTGCGACGACGCGTGCGGTCTCGCCGAGGCCGTGCGCTCGAACGTCGGCTGCGAGTACTGGGCGGTGCCGCTCGCGAACACCCTCGAGCTCGATCGCGACGTGTTCGACTTCCGCGTCGTCGTGGCGAACCCGAGCGCCGCGCCCGCGGACGTCACGATCACGCGCGGCGCGCGCCTGATCGCGCGCGAGCGCGTCGCGCCCGGAGGTCTCACCGAGATCCCGCTGCCCTGGGTCGACGGCGTGTCGTTCCCGATCGAGCCCAACGACTGGGAGAGCGTCACGACCGCCGACGGCGCGTACCGCGTGATGTCGTCGCGCCCCGTGATCGTCTCGCAGTTCAACCCGTTCCACTACGCGCGCCTGACGCGCAACTCGTTCAGCAACGACGCGTCGCTGCTGCTCCCCTCGCACGTCCTCGGCCGCGATCACGTCGCTGCCTCGTACGTGCCGATCTCGACCGTCGGCACCAACTTCGACGGCGAGCGCGTCTACCACCGCGCGCCCGGCTACGTCGCGCTCGTGGGCACCTCGAGCGAGCCGACGAACGTCGAGATCGTCGTCGGCGCGCACGTCGCCGCCGACTCCGGCGGTCGCTGGCCCGAAACGCCGCGCGGCGGGACGATTCGCTTCACGCTCGCGCGCGGCGAGGTCGCGCAGGTCGCGGCCGCGGTCCCGCCCGACTGCGGCCCCGAGCGCCCCGTGTTCAGCAACGCCAGCCCCGAGCCCGAGATCGTCGCCGGCGCGTGCCGCGAGGACGAGTACGACCTCACCGGCTCGCGCGTCACGAGCGATCGCCCGATCTCCGTCTTCGGCGGACACGTCTGCGCGTTCGTCCCCTTCGACGTCGGCATGTGCGATCACCTCGAGACGACGCTCGCGCCCGTCGAGACCTGGGGCCGCAGCTACCAGACGATGCCGATGCGCGATCCCGACACCGACGTGCCCAACACGCTGCGCATCATCGCCGCGCACGACGGCACCGAGATCACGATCGCCCCCGACGTGCGCCTCGAGGACGCGTCGCTCGACGCGGGCGAGTGGATCGAGGTCACGTTCGATCATCCCGTCTCGATCACCGCGAGCCTGCCGATCCAGGTCGTGCAGCTCTCGGTCGGTCAGATGATCACCGACCCGCCGCTCGAGCGCGGCGATCCGTCGATGACGCACCTCGTGCCCACCGAGCAGTTCCGCCGCGACTACGTCTTCGTCACGCCGTCCTCGTACACGCCGGTCGTCAACGGCCAGTCGTACCTCGTGATCTCGCGCGAGCCGAACGAGCCGATCACGCTCGACGGCCGCGCGCTCGAGGCGACGTGGACGACCGTCGGTGAGCGCGAGATCGCGACCGTGCCCGTCCCGGGCGGCACGCACGAGGTGCGAGCGGCGACGCCGGTGGGCGTGATGGTGTACGGCCTGGGCCTCTACACGTCGTACGCCTACCCCGCGGGGCTCGATCTCCGCGTGATCCCCATCTGA
- the mreC gene encoding rod shape-determining protein MreC has translation MNQIKRVRDGIISFVLLALPFFVLSAHLRDPARINSVDEWILGGTSNFQSVAATAARWTSDVFEDYVYLVEVREENDRLRAQVARLEEERQRLASQGIENRRLRSLLQLRERLGGEVLAAQVIGKDVSPFFRVTRIEIDRGERDHVRPGMPVVAAQGLVGQVRRTFGRYCDVLLVVDRTSAVDVTVQRTGARGMLRGTGESERYMARIQYLGREDAVRVGDLVHTSGLGQRFPASILVGRVTRIVRQEFGLWQEVEVTPAVDFSSLEEVLVLTEGSREQSLAPAQGEDERDARARAAEL, from the coding sequence GTGAACCAGATCAAGCGCGTGCGCGACGGGATCATCAGCTTCGTGCTGCTGGCGCTCCCGTTCTTCGTCCTCAGCGCGCACCTGCGCGATCCCGCGCGCATCAACAGCGTCGACGAGTGGATCCTCGGCGGCACGTCGAACTTCCAGTCGGTCGCCGCGACCGCCGCGCGATGGACCTCCGACGTCTTCGAGGACTACGTCTATCTCGTCGAGGTCCGCGAGGAGAACGACCGCCTGCGCGCGCAGGTCGCGCGCCTCGAGGAAGAGCGGCAGCGCCTCGCGTCGCAGGGCATCGAGAACCGGCGCCTGCGCTCGCTGCTCCAGCTGCGCGAGCGCCTCGGCGGCGAGGTCCTCGCGGCGCAGGTGATCGGCAAGGACGTCTCGCCGTTCTTCCGCGTCACGCGCATCGAGATCGATCGCGGCGAGCGCGATCACGTGCGGCCGGGCATGCCGGTCGTCGCCGCGCAGGGCCTGGTCGGTCAGGTGCGCCGCACCTTCGGTCGCTACTGCGACGTGCTGCTCGTCGTCGACCGCACGAGCGCCGTCGACGTCACGGTCCAGCGCACCGGCGCGCGCGGCATGCTGCGCGGCACCGGCGAGAGCGAGCGCTACATGGCGCGCATCCAGTACCTCGGCCGCGAGGACGCGGTGCGCGTCGGCGATCTCGTGCACACGAGCGGCCTCGGCCAGCGCTTCCCCGCGTCGATCCTCGTCGGTCGCGTCACGCGCATCGTGCGCCAGGAGTTCGGGCTGTGGCAGGAGGTCGAGGTCACGCCGGCCGTCGACTTCTCGAGCCTCGAGGAAGTGCTCGTGCTGACCGAGGGCTCGCGCGAGCAGAGCCTCGCGCCGGCGCAGGGTGAGGACGAGCGCGACGCGCGCGCGCGTGCCGCGGAGCTCTGA
- the mreD gene encoding rod shape-determining protein MreD produces MRFFANGAILAFGFVLLALQASLAARVSLHPFTPNLVLPMVIFLGVQPDVGLLRGASLSFILGYLLDAFCGSPLGLSTFVLVATFMVARGAGIRLFLRGSLFQIALVFVASILAGGTILALRAIFSPPDPFPLDMPASGLAGDLVALFTSSAGDDAPRVGSVVGTITTMLGSALATAVVAPAIFATMRRLDALETRRRDAAEGAPAE; encoded by the coding sequence ATGCGGTTCTTCGCCAACGGAGCGATCCTCGCGTTCGGGTTCGTGCTGCTCGCGCTGCAGGCCTCGCTCGCCGCGCGCGTCTCGCTGCACCCGTTCACGCCGAACCTCGTGCTCCCGATGGTGATCTTCCTCGGCGTGCAGCCCGACGTCGGCCTGCTCCGTGGCGCGTCGCTCTCGTTCATCCTCGGCTACCTGCTCGACGCGTTCTGCGGCTCGCCGCTCGGCCTCTCCACGTTCGTGCTCGTCGCGACGTTCATGGTCGCGCGCGGCGCGGGCATCCGGCTCTTCCTGCGCGGCTCGCTGTTCCAGATCGCGCTGGTGTTCGTCGCGTCGATCCTCGCGGGTGGGACGATCCTGGCACTGCGTGCCATTTTCTCGCCGCCCGATCCGTTCCCGCTCGACATGCCCGCGAGCGGCCTCGCCGGCGATCTCGTCGCGCTCTTCACGTCGAGCGCGGGAGACGATGCGCCCCGCGTGGGCAGCGTCGTCGGCACGATCACGACGATGCTCGGCTCGGCGCTCGCGACCGCGGTGGTCGCGCCCGCGATCTTCGCGACGATGCGCCGCCTCGACGCCCTCGAGACCCGCCGCCGCGACGCCGCGGAAGGAGCGCCGGCAGAATGA
- the mrdA gene encoding penicillin-binding protein 2, which produces MNLLSVRREVGEFRKRYKWMALFVICAFTFLLGRAFQLQVVEHDHYGAIARENITKTLTLPATRGVIRDRTGRIVVTNRPAYDVYVTPRLLREGDVERIVELMGLTGEERAEFERRLGNVPEHRLAHQIRFFTDVRRDQLASLETHELDLPAIDVVVSPLRTYPYEHLGAHAIGYLNELTAEELDELRPAGYRLGDRIGRSGVERAWESFLRGRRGYRRVPVDARGRIMEGVAIEDGRPTRVDPVPGRDMTLTLDMDLMRIAERAFRGHPSGAVVVVDVNTGAVRALFSKPSYDLNELTSGMSRDRYAEMRDPRSFRPLIDRTIYESYFPGSTFKPITALAALQDQLVDPAARVECFGAYTLGRTRFRCTAQHGEMDMREAMVHSCNVYFYVLAQQVGLDRLARVAQDFGLGRRSGVGINTEASGFIPTREWYERGDQHWRAGYALNTAIGQGDTRVTLLQLAMSYAAIANGGTLYVPQLVETVSSPDGSIVEEFQPRVRRRVHVDRDHLEYVVDSLYGAVNDQGGTAYDARIDGGIIVAGKTGTAQVSERARHDIDPDRAWYLNRPHAWFAGFAPADHPEVAIVVLVEHGGAGGRQAAPIAIRILQEYLGGREQTVTASVGVPAVGAR; this is translated from the coding sequence ATGAACCTCCTCAGCGTACGTCGCGAGGTCGGCGAGTTCCGCAAGCGCTACAAGTGGATGGCGCTCTTCGTCATCTGCGCGTTCACGTTCCTGCTCGGCCGCGCGTTCCAGCTCCAGGTCGTCGAGCACGATCACTACGGCGCGATCGCGCGCGAGAACATCACGAAGACGCTCACGCTGCCCGCGACGCGCGGCGTGATCCGCGATCGCACCGGGCGCATCGTCGTCACGAACCGCCCTGCGTACGACGTCTACGTCACGCCGCGCCTCCTCCGCGAAGGCGACGTCGAGCGCATCGTCGAGCTGATGGGGCTCACCGGCGAGGAGCGCGCCGAATTCGAGCGCCGCCTCGGGAACGTCCCCGAGCACCGGCTCGCGCACCAGATCCGCTTCTTCACCGACGTGCGCCGGGACCAGCTCGCGTCGCTCGAGACCCACGAGCTCGACCTCCCCGCGATCGACGTCGTGGTCTCACCCCTCCGCACGTACCCCTACGAGCACCTCGGCGCGCACGCGATCGGCTACCTCAACGAGCTCACCGCCGAAGAGCTCGACGAGCTGCGCCCCGCCGGATACCGCCTCGGTGACCGCATCGGGCGAAGCGGCGTCGAGCGCGCGTGGGAGAGCTTCCTGCGCGGCCGTCGCGGCTATCGCCGCGTCCCCGTCGACGCGCGCGGTCGCATCATGGAGGGCGTCGCGATCGAAGACGGACGTCCGACGCGCGTCGATCCGGTGCCCGGGCGCGACATGACGCTCACGCTCGACATGGATCTGATGCGCATCGCGGAGCGCGCGTTCCGTGGCCATCCGAGCGGCGCGGTCGTCGTCGTCGACGTGAACACCGGCGCGGTGCGCGCGCTCTTCAGCAAGCCGAGCTACGACCTCAACGAGCTCACGAGCGGCATGAGCCGCGATCGCTACGCGGAGATGCGCGACCCGCGATCGTTCCGTCCGCTGATCGATCGCACGATCTACGAGAGCTACTTCCCGGGCTCGACGTTCAAGCCGATCACCGCGCTCGCCGCGCTCCAGGATCAGCTCGTCGATCCCGCGGCGCGCGTCGAGTGCTTCGGCGCGTACACGCTCGGCCGCACGCGCTTCCGGTGCACCGCGCAGCACGGCGAGATGGACATGCGCGAGGCGATGGTCCACTCGTGCAACGTCTACTTCTACGTGCTCGCGCAGCAGGTCGGCCTCGATCGTCTCGCGCGCGTCGCGCAGGACTTCGGGCTCGGCCGCCGCAGCGGCGTCGGAATCAACACGGAAGCGTCGGGCTTCATCCCGACGCGCGAGTGGTACGAGCGCGGCGATCAGCACTGGCGCGCCGGCTACGCGCTGAACACCGCGATCGGTCAGGGCGACACCCGCGTGACGCTGCTGCAGCTCGCGATGTCGTACGCGGCCATCGCGAACGGCGGGACGCTGTACGTGCCGCAGCTCGTGGAGACCGTGAGCTCGCCCGACGGATCGATCGTCGAGGAGTTCCAGCCGCGCGTGCGGCGTCGCGTGCACGTCGATCGCGATCACCTCGAGTACGTCGTCGACTCGCTCTACGGCGCGGTCAACGACCAGGGCGGCACCGCGTACGACGCGCGCATCGACGGCGGCATCATCGTGGCGGGCAAGACCGGCACCGCGCAGGTCAGCGAGCGCGCGCGCCACGACATCGATCCCGATCGCGCGTGGTACCTCAACCGGCCGCACGCGTGGTTCGCGGGGTTCGCGCCCGCGGATCACCCGGAGGTCGCGATCGTGGTGCTCGTCGAGCACGGCGGCGCGGGTGGTCGACAGGCCGCGCCGATCGCGATCCGCATCCTGCAGGAGTACCTCGGCGGTCGAGAGCAGACCGTCACCGCGAGCGTGGGAGTGCCCGCGGTCGGAGCGCGATAG
- the rodA gene encoding rod shape-determining protein RodA gives MATLGKGFRDQFDWPLFVAVAALSVIGVTNLYSATSAARAALSELYIQQIYWLTLGAGVAVLIVAIDYRHFERFAWFAYGAGIVLLILVFLLAPEVRGSQRWIRIGAFSLQPSELMKMFLIVALAKYLHNDPKTEGRTLKDLVIPGIILGVPMLLILRQPDLGTALMCAFIFTSIMMLTNLKLRSLFTLVMAFVVSAPLIWLVGLEEYQRGRFLSYFDMMFGENPDILGDGWHTYQSMVAIGSGGFWGKGFMQGTQNQHHFLPDQHSDFPFSVWAEEHGFLGVMLLFGLYVFLILWGLKVASTAKDRFGAVIAVGVSAFFFWHTVINLGMVCGLLPVVGITLPLFSYGGSSVLVSMVGIGLLMNVSIRRFSF, from the coding sequence ATGGCGACGCTGGGCAAGGGCTTCCGTGATCAGTTCGACTGGCCGCTCTTCGTCGCGGTCGCCGCGTTGTCGGTGATCGGTGTCACGAACCTCTACTCCGCGACCAGCGCGGCGCGCGCCGCGCTCTCCGAGCTCTACATCCAGCAGATCTACTGGCTCACGCTGGGCGCCGGCGTCGCGGTGCTGATCGTCGCGATCGACTATCGCCACTTCGAGCGCTTCGCGTGGTTCGCGTACGGCGCGGGGATCGTGCTGTTGATCCTCGTCTTCCTGCTCGCGCCAGAAGTGCGCGGCTCGCAGCGATGGATCCGCATCGGCGCGTTCTCGCTCCAGCCGAGCGAGCTGATGAAGATGTTCCTGATCGTCGCGCTCGCGAAGTACCTGCACAACGATCCGAAGACCGAGGGACGCACGCTCAAGGATCTCGTGATCCCCGGGATCATCCTCGGCGTGCCGATGCTGTTGATCCTGCGTCAGCCCGATCTCGGCACCGCGCTCATGTGCGCGTTCATCTTCACGAGCATCATGATGCTCACGAACCTGAAGCTGCGTTCGCTCTTCACGCTCGTGATGGCGTTCGTGGTGAGCGCGCCGCTGATCTGGCTCGTGGGGCTCGAGGAGTACCAGCGCGGTCGCTTCCTCTCGTACTTCGACATGATGTTCGGCGAGAACCCCGACATCCTCGGCGACGGCTGGCACACGTACCAGTCGATGGTCGCGATCGGCAGCGGTGGCTTCTGGGGCAAGGGGTTCATGCAGGGCACGCAGAACCAGCATCACTTCCTGCCCGACCAGCACTCCGACTTCCCGTTCTCGGTGTGGGCCGAGGAGCACGGCTTCCTCGGCGTGATGCTGCTCTTCGGGCTCTACGTGTTCCTGATCCTCTGGGGCCTGAAGGTCGCGAGCACGGCGAAGGATCGCTTCGGCGCGGTCATCGCGGTCGGCGTGAGCGCGTTCTTCTTCTGGCACACCGTGATCAACCTCGGGATGGTGTGCGGGCTCTTGCCGGTCGTCGGGATCACGCTGCCGCTCTTCTCGTATGGCGGCTCGAGCGTGCTCGTCAGCATGGTGGGGATCGGGCTGCTGATGAACGTGTCGATCCGGCGGTTCAGCTTCTAG